The following proteins are co-located in the Thermus albus genome:
- a CDS encoding DsbA family protein, which produces MQRAIVLVVVALALLGLGWILFGPKGKAGLDPAQGARFTLGREDAPVTVVDFSNYLCPHCQNHALNVLPRLKAEYIDTGKVRYLFRDFPFPGQANVIRAGEAAACAADQGRYYEYHEVLFRAASSWGELQGSVLDRYLVDLAGQMGLDEDAFAQCLASGRHREGVLADQKLATDLGLTGTPTFFIAGEKRTGFLSYEEWKNLLDKALAEKK; this is translated from the coding sequence ATGCAGCGCGCCATAGTTCTCGTGGTGGTGGCCCTAGCCCTTTTGGGCCTTGGCTGGATCCTTTTCGGACCCAAGGGCAAGGCGGGGCTAGACCCTGCCCAGGGGGCCCGCTTCACCCTGGGACGCGAGGATGCCCCCGTAACCGTGGTGGACTTTTCCAACTACCTCTGCCCCCATTGCCAGAACCACGCCCTGAACGTCCTTCCCCGGCTTAAGGCTGAGTACATAGACACCGGCAAGGTGCGCTACCTCTTCCGTGACTTCCCCTTCCCGGGCCAAGCCAATGTGATCCGAGCGGGGGAGGCCGCCGCCTGCGCCGCCGACCAAGGGCGTTACTACGAGTACCACGAGGTCCTCTTCCGGGCCGCCTCCAGTTGGGGCGAACTGCAAGGAAGCGTGCTGGACCGCTACCTGGTGGACCTGGCGGGGCAGATGGGTCTAGACGAAGATGCCTTCGCCCAGTGCCTGGCCTCCGGAAGGCACCGGGAGGGGGTCCTGGCCGACCAAAAGCTGGCCACGGACCTGGGGCTCACCGGCACCCCCACCTTTTTCATCGCCGGGGAGAAGCGCACCGGCTTCCTGAGCTACGAGGAATGGAAGAACCTCCTGGACAAAGCCCTGGCCGAGAAGAAATGA
- the secA gene encoding preprotein translocase subunit SecA, producing MLGLIRKLFDNNEREIARYYKQVVEPTNRLEPEVEGIPDLASAYGELKEKHERGASLEELLPMAFALTRESAKRFLGMRHFDVQLIGGAVLHEGKIAEMKTGEGKTLVATLAVALNALRGRGVHVVTVNDYLARRDAEWMGPVYRGLGLSVGVIQHGSTPEERRRAYLADVTYVTNSELGFDYLRDNMAIAPDQLVLRHDTPLHYAIIDEVDSILIDEARTPLIISGPAEKATDLYYKMAEIAKKLEKGLPAEPGVRKEPTGDYTIEEKNRAVHLTLQGIAKAEKLLGVEGLFSPENMELAHMLIQAIRAKELYHRDRDYIVQDGQVIIVDEFTGRLMPGRRYGEGLHQAIEAKEGVRIERENQTLATITYQNFFRLYEKRAGMTGTAKTEEKEFQEIYGMDVVVVPTNRPMIRKDYPDVVYRTEKGKFYAVVEEIAEKYERGQPVLVGTISIEKSERLSQMLKEPRLYLPRLEMRLELFKKASQKQQGEAWERLRKLLEKPTQFKDEDLAPFEELIPPKGNLRAAWEGLKRAVHTLGILRQGIPHQVLNAKHHAKEAEIVAQAGRSKTVTIATNMAGRGTDIKLGGNPEYMAAALLEKEGFDRYEWRVELFIKKMVAGQEEEAQALAQELGIKPELQERIRQIREECKADEERVRGLGGLFILGTERHESRRIDNQLRGRAGRQGDPGGSRFYVSFDDDLMRLFASDRVIAMLDRMGFDDSEPIEHPMVTRSIERAQKRVEDRNFAIRKQLLQFDDVMARQREVIYAQRRLILLGKDEEVKEAALGMVEETVAGIAENVLNPQVHPEDWDLEALKATLLDTVPQLADFPFEELRALKPEEGTERLVEAALKAYEAREAELTPLLMRAVERFVILNVVDSAWKEHLHNLDVLRQGIFLRGYGQKDPFQEYKIEATRLFNDMVGFIKGEVAKFLFRLKVEAEPVRPVREAPYVPVPSPKEEARPFGVEKKRPLTPPPQPGLSRAERRRMMREEKKRKK from the coding sequence ATGCTGGGCCTCATACGGAAGCTTTTTGACAACAACGAGCGGGAGATCGCCCGCTACTACAAGCAAGTGGTGGAGCCCACCAACCGGCTGGAGCCGGAGGTGGAGGGGATTCCCGATCTGGCCTCGGCCTACGGGGAACTTAAGGAGAAGCACGAAAGGGGGGCAAGCCTCGAGGAGCTTCTTCCCATGGCCTTCGCCCTAACCCGGGAGTCCGCCAAGCGCTTTTTGGGCATGCGCCACTTTGACGTGCAGCTCATCGGCGGGGCGGTCCTCCACGAGGGCAAGATCGCCGAGATGAAGACCGGGGAGGGGAAGACCTTGGTGGCCACCCTGGCCGTGGCCTTGAACGCCCTGAGGGGCAGGGGTGTGCACGTGGTCACGGTGAACGACTACCTGGCCCGGCGGGATGCCGAGTGGATGGGGCCCGTGTACCGGGGCCTGGGCCTCAGCGTGGGGGTGATCCAGCACGGCTCCACCCCCGAGGAGCGCCGCAGGGCGTACCTCGCGGACGTCACCTACGTGACCAACTCCGAGCTGGGCTTTGACTACCTGCGGGACAACATGGCGATAGCCCCGGACCAGCTGGTCCTCCGCCACGACACCCCCTTGCACTACGCCATCATTGACGAGGTGGACTCCATCCTCATCGACGAGGCCCGCACCCCCCTCATCATCTCGGGCCCCGCGGAAAAGGCCACCGACCTCTACTACAAGATGGCGGAGATCGCCAAGAAGCTGGAAAAGGGCCTGCCCGCCGAGCCCGGGGTGCGCAAGGAGCCCACGGGGGACTACACCATTGAGGAGAAGAACCGCGCTGTGCACCTCACCCTTCAGGGGATCGCCAAGGCGGAAAAGCTCTTGGGGGTGGAAGGGCTTTTCAGCCCCGAGAACATGGAGCTGGCCCACATGCTCATCCAGGCCATCCGGGCCAAGGAGCTCTACCACCGGGACCGGGACTACATCGTCCAGGATGGCCAGGTCATCATTGTGGACGAGTTCACGGGCCGGCTCATGCCGGGGCGGCGCTATGGGGAAGGCCTCCACCAGGCCATCGAGGCCAAGGAGGGGGTGCGGATTGAAAGGGAGAACCAGACCCTGGCCACCATCACCTACCAGAACTTCTTCCGCCTCTACGAGAAGCGGGCCGGCATGACCGGCACCGCCAAGACCGAGGAGAAGGAGTTCCAGGAGATCTACGGCATGGACGTGGTGGTGGTGCCCACCAACCGCCCCATGATCCGCAAGGACTATCCCGACGTGGTCTACCGCACGGAAAAGGGCAAGTTCTATGCGGTGGTGGAGGAGATCGCCGAGAAGTACGAGAGGGGCCAGCCCGTCTTGGTGGGCACCATCAGCATTGAGAAGTCGGAAAGGTTATCCCAGATGCTTAAAGAGCCCCGCCTCTACCTGCCCCGGCTGGAGATGCGCCTGGAGCTATTCAAGAAGGCCAGCCAGAAGCAGCAGGGGGAGGCGTGGGAGCGCCTGAGGAAGCTCTTGGAAAAGCCCACCCAGTTTAAGGACGAGGACCTGGCCCCCTTTGAGGAGCTCATCCCCCCCAAGGGCAACCTGCGCGCGGCTTGGGAGGGTCTAAAGCGGGCGGTGCACACCCTGGGTATCCTGCGCCAAGGTATTCCCCATCAGGTGCTCAACGCCAAGCACCACGCCAAGGAGGCGGAGATCGTGGCCCAGGCGGGCCGGAGCAAGACGGTCACCATCGCCACCAACATGGCGGGCCGGGGTACGGACATCAAGCTGGGCGGAAACCCCGAGTACATGGCGGCGGCCCTTCTGGAGAAGGAGGGCTTTGACCGGTACGAGTGGAGGGTGGAGCTCTTCATCAAGAAGATGGTGGCGGGCCAGGAGGAGGAGGCCCAGGCCCTGGCCCAGGAGCTGGGGATCAAGCCCGAGCTTCAGGAAAGGATCCGCCAGATCCGGGAGGAGTGCAAAGCCGACGAGGAAAGGGTGCGAGGGCTGGGCGGGCTTTTCATCCTGGGCACCGAGCGGCACGAGTCCCGCCGCATTGACAACCAGCTCCGGGGCCGCGCCGGGCGCCAGGGGGACCCGGGGGGTAGCCGCTTTTATGTGAGCTTTGACGACGACCTCATGCGCCTTTTCGCCTCGGACCGGGTCATCGCCATGCTGGACCGCATGGGCTTTGACGACTCCGAGCCCATAGAGCACCCCATGGTGACCCGCTCCATCGAGCGGGCGCAAAAGCGGGTGGAGGACCGGAATTTCGCCATTCGCAAGCAGCTTTTGCAGTTTGACGACGTGATGGCCCGGCAGAGGGAGGTCATCTACGCCCAGCGCCGCCTGATCCTCTTGGGTAAGGACGAGGAGGTGAAGGAGGCGGCCCTGGGCATGGTGGAGGAGACGGTGGCCGGGATCGCGGAAAACGTCCTAAACCCACAGGTGCATCCTGAGGACTGGGACCTCGAGGCCTTGAAGGCCACCCTTTTGGACACCGTACCCCAGCTTGCAGACTTTCCCTTTGAGGAGCTTAGGGCTCTAAAACCCGAAGAGGGTACAGAGCGCCTGGTGGAGGCGGCCCTGAAGGCCTACGAGGCCCGGGAAGCCGAACTGACCCCACTCCTCATGCGGGCCGTGGAGCGCTTCGTGATCCTCAACGTGGTGGACTCCGCCTGGAAGGAGCACCTTCACAACCTGGACGTGCTTCGCCAGGGCATCTTCCTCCGGGGTTATGGGCAAAAAGACCCCTTCCAGGAGTACAAGATTGAGGCCACCCGGCTTTTCAACGACATGGTGGGCTTCATCAAGGGGGAGGTGGCCAAGTTCCTCTTCCGGCTCAAGGTGGAGGCGGAGCCCGTGCGCCCGGTGCGGGAAGCCCCGTACGTGCCCGTTCCCTCCCCTAAGGAGGAGGCCCGGCCCTTTGGCGTGGAGAAGAAGCGCCCCCTTACCCCGCCTCCCCAGCCGGGTCTTTCCCGGGCCGAGCGCCGGCGGATGATGCGGGAGGAGAAGAAGCGTAAAAAGTAA
- a CDS encoding cation:proton antiporter family protein, protein MEALWVAAAFALGLLTSRLGLPPLVGYLAAGFALHGLGLRETEFLHHAAEIGVLLLLFTVGLKLRFQDLLEPRVLVAGGLHLLLFSLLTLLFLGNLPLAIALAFSSTVLVVKVLEDKKELTTYHGRLSVGILVLQDLVAVGLITLYGENRISPWAGLILLLPLGRFAMAWLLEKSGHDELLVLFGLGLALLGGEGFRQVGLSPELGALLMGVLLAGHEKGGEMAKALWSLKEAFLVAFFLDIGLREGLRGVEVGLVLTLLLLTLVKSPLFFGLFLLLGLRARTAFVSGMYLGNYSEFALIVGVVLERAGLLPLSLSTLALVVALSMALSAPLARYSHSLYKRLESRLLPLERKVAHPDQEPERLEGTTVLIVGMGRTGGAVYRILEAKGERPVGLDADPEKVARHQAKGRKVFYGDAEDPELWERLDLRNLKAIVLALPDLEAKLLAARWLKERGFRGILAATSFHLEEDPALEAAGVTLLFHPFREAGERLAEKVLEKLAIMGEVSHGRS, encoded by the coding sequence ATGGAGGCCCTTTGGGTGGCCGCGGCCTTCGCCCTGGGCTTACTGACGAGCCGCCTGGGGCTTCCCCCCTTGGTGGGGTATTTGGCGGCCGGTTTTGCCCTTCACGGGCTGGGCCTGAGGGAGACGGAGTTTTTACACCATGCGGCCGAAATCGGGGTCCTCCTTTTGCTTTTCACCGTGGGATTAAAGCTCCGCTTCCAGGACCTGTTGGAGCCTCGCGTCCTGGTGGCCGGGGGACTCCACCTCTTGCTCTTTTCCCTCCTGACCCTTCTCTTCTTGGGAAACCTTCCCCTGGCCATAGCCCTGGCCTTTTCCAGCACCGTGCTGGTGGTGAAGGTCCTGGAGGACAAAAAGGAGCTCACCACCTACCACGGCCGCCTCAGCGTAGGCATCCTGGTCCTTCAGGACCTGGTGGCCGTGGGCCTCATCACCCTCTATGGCGAAAACCGGATCAGCCCCTGGGCCGGCCTGATCCTCCTCCTGCCCCTAGGGCGGTTTGCCATGGCCTGGCTCTTGGAGAAAAGCGGCCACGACGAGCTCTTGGTGCTCTTCGGTCTGGGCCTGGCCCTCCTTGGGGGGGAGGGCTTCCGCCAGGTGGGCCTATCCCCGGAGCTGGGGGCCCTCCTGATGGGGGTCCTCCTCGCCGGCCATGAAAAGGGGGGGGAGATGGCCAAGGCCCTTTGGAGCCTGAAGGAGGCCTTCCTGGTGGCCTTCTTCCTGGACATAGGGCTAAGGGAGGGGCTACGGGGCGTGGAGGTGGGGCTGGTCCTGACCCTCCTCCTCCTCACCCTGGTCAAATCCCCTCTTTTTTTCGGCCTTTTTCTCCTCCTGGGGCTTCGGGCCCGCACCGCCTTCGTCAGCGGGATGTACCTGGGCAACTATTCCGAGTTCGCCCTAATCGTGGGCGTGGTCTTGGAACGAGCGGGTCTTCTTCCCCTTAGCCTTTCCACCCTTGCCCTGGTGGTGGCCCTCTCCATGGCGCTGTCGGCCCCCTTGGCCCGGTACAGCCATAGCCTCTACAAGCGCTTGGAATCCCGCCTCCTCCCCCTGGAGCGGAAAGTAGCCCACCCCGACCAGGAACCCGAGCGCCTGGAAGGGACCACGGTGCTCATCGTGGGCATGGGCCGTACCGGGGGGGCCGTCTACCGCATCCTGGAAGCCAAGGGGGAGCGCCCCGTGGGCCTGGACGCCGATCCCGAGAAGGTGGCCCGCCACCAAGCCAAGGGGCGGAAGGTCTTCTACGGGGACGCGGAGGACCCCGAGCTTTGGGAACGCCTGGACCTTAGGAACCTCAAGGCCATAGTCCTGGCCCTACCGGACCTCGAGGCCAAACTCCTGGCGGCCCGCTGGCTGAAGGAGCGGGGCTTCAGGGGCATTCTGGCCGCCACCAGCTTCCACCTGGAGGAAGACCCGGCCCTGGAGGCCGCCGGCGTCACCCTCCTCTTCCATCCCTTCCGCGAGGCCGGGGAGCGCCTGGCGGAGAAAGTGCTGGAAAAGCTGGCTATAATGGGTGAGGTGAGCCATGGCCGGTCATAG
- a CDS encoding YebC/PmpR family DNA-binding transcriptional regulator, whose translation MAGHSKWAQIKRKKAANDLKRGKIISKHLRAIQAAARAGGSPYPEANVQLRNAIEAARADDVPMENIERLLQKLQGGGDGAEQYEEIVYEGYAPGGVALLVYALTENRNRTAGEVRHVFSKYGGSLGTSGSVAWQFERRGVIVCQNSEAAQEAAIELGALDLEEEGASLTLYTDPAETYRIAEELKKRGIPVEAVEVVQHPQNTVALPPEEAAKVMRLVEALEDLDDVQHVYTNLDPASLQVEA comes from the coding sequence ATGGCCGGTCATAGCAAGTGGGCACAGATCAAGCGCAAAAAGGCCGCCAACGACCTCAAGCGCGGCAAGATCATCTCCAAGCACCTAAGGGCCATCCAGGCGGCCGCCCGAGCCGGGGGAAGCCCCTACCCCGAGGCCAACGTCCAGCTGCGCAACGCCATAGAGGCGGCCCGGGCCGACGATGTCCCCATGGAAAACATTGAGCGCCTCCTCCAGAAGCTTCAAGGCGGGGGGGACGGTGCCGAGCAGTACGAGGAGATCGTCTATGAAGGCTACGCCCCTGGCGGCGTGGCTCTCCTGGTTTACGCCTTAACTGAGAATCGCAACCGTACCGCCGGAGAAGTGCGCCATGTATTCAGCAAATATGGGGGCTCCCTGGGCACCTCGGGCAGCGTGGCCTGGCAGTTTGAGCGCAGAGGGGTGATCGTCTGCCAAAACTCCGAGGCGGCTCAGGAGGCGGCCATTGAGCTTGGGGCCTTGGACCTCGAGGAGGAAGGGGCAAGCCTTACCCTCTACACCGACCCCGCCGAGACCTACCGCATAGCCGAGGAGCTTAAGAAGCGGGGCATCCCCGTGGAGGCGGTGGAGGTGGTACAGCACCCCCAGAACACGGTAGCCCTGCCCCCAGAAGAGGCGGCCAAGGTGATGCGCCTGGTGGAGGCTCTAGAGGACCTGGACGACGTCCAACACGTCTATACTAACCTGGACCCCGCTAGCCTCCAGGTGGAGGCCTGA
- the tsaD gene encoding tRNA (adenosine(37)-N6)-threonylcarbamoyltransferase complex transferase subunit TsaD, producing the protein MWTLGIDTSCDDTGVGLVRDGEVVANLVASQVALHQAFGGVVPELASREHLKALPLLVKEALAQAGIGPKDLSLVAATRGPGLIGALLVGYTFAKGLAWALDRPFYAIHHLEAHIVAAWPEGLNPPFLALVASGGHTHLFLVEALGRYRLLGATRDDAAGEAFDKVARLLGLGFPGGPEIERLAQEAREGVPFPVPLKDQKGYDFSFSGLKTKAVQLLEAGHEAPALAKGFQEAAVEHLAQVVLRAAKDTGHRVLLVAGGVAANRALQARFQEAGLTVYFPPKGLSQDNGAMVALAAWRRHQAGFSPSPLSLGAAAYWPLEEA; encoded by the coding sequence ATGTGGACTTTGGGCATAGACACCTCTTGCGACGACACTGGGGTGGGCTTGGTACGGGATGGGGAAGTGGTGGCCAACCTGGTGGCCAGCCAAGTGGCCCTGCACCAGGCCTTTGGTGGGGTGGTGCCCGAGCTGGCGAGCCGCGAGCACCTCAAGGCCCTTCCCCTCCTGGTGAAGGAGGCCTTGGCCCAGGCGGGGATCGGGCCCAAGGACCTCTCCCTGGTGGCGGCTACCCGGGGTCCGGGGCTCATCGGGGCCCTTTTGGTGGGGTACACCTTCGCCAAGGGGCTTGCTTGGGCCCTGGATAGGCCCTTTTACGCCATCCATCACCTCGAGGCCCATATTGTCGCCGCTTGGCCCGAGGGCTTAAACCCCCCTTTCCTGGCCCTGGTGGCCTCCGGGGGGCACACCCACCTCTTCCTGGTGGAGGCCTTGGGCCGCTACCGCCTCCTGGGGGCCACCCGGGACGATGCCGCCGGGGAGGCCTTTGATAAGGTGGCCAGGCTTCTGGGCCTGGGGTTCCCCGGGGGGCCGGAGATCGAACGTTTGGCCCAGGAGGCTAGGGAAGGAGTGCCCTTTCCCGTTCCCCTCAAGGACCAGAAGGGGTATGACTTCAGCTTCTCCGGCCTTAAGACCAAGGCGGTGCAGCTTCTGGAGGCAGGGCATGAGGCCCCGGCCTTGGCCAAGGGCTTCCAGGAGGCGGCGGTGGAACATTTGGCCCAGGTGGTCCTCCGGGCCGCCAAGGACACCGGCCACCGGGTGCTCCTGGTGGCGGGGGGGGTGGCGGCCAACCGCGCCCTTCAGGCCCGCTTCCAGGAGGCGGGGCTCACCGTCTACTTCCCTCCTAAAGGGCTTTCCCAGGATAACGGGGCCATGGTGGCCTTGGCCGCCTGGCGGCGCCACCAAGCGGGTTTTTCCCCTAGCCCCTTATCCCTGGGGGCCGCCGCCTACTGGCCCTTGGAGGAAGCCTGA